A section of the Anabaena cylindrica PCC 7122 genome encodes:
- a CDS encoding helix-turn-helix domain-containing protein translates to MKEGSKYQPLLDFLRGSDQNEITLSFAEIETLIKDTLPNSAKNKRSWWSNRSKGALQASAWIEAGYRVEDVDFDQQQVKFYKPPNNFQVQVKGDTVLWNGELIKALRLHMGLTQAEFAERLGVYQQTVSQWENNAYQPTLATSKYLTLVAVQAGFKYIERD, encoded by the coding sequence ATGAAGGAGGGTAGCAAATACCAGCCACTCCTAGATTTTTTGCGTGGCAGTGATCAAAATGAAATAACCCTTTCTTTTGCTGAAATTGAGACTTTAATCAAAGATACTCTGCCTAACTCAGCAAAAAATAAACGATCATGGTGGAGTAATCGCAGCAAAGGCGCATTACAAGCTTCTGCCTGGATAGAAGCAGGATATCGCGTTGAAGATGTTGATTTTGATCAGCAGCAAGTAAAATTTTACAAACCTCCTAATAACTTTCAAGTTCAGGTTAAAGGTGACACTGTACTGTGGAATGGCGAATTAATCAAAGCACTGCGTCTTCACATGGGTTTAACACAGGCAGAATTTGCAGAAAGACTTGGAGTCTATCAGCAAACAGTTAGCCAATGGGAAAACAACGCCTATCAGCCAACCCTCGCTACATCGAAATATCTAACTTTAGTTGCTGTTCAGGCTGGATTCAAATACATAGAGAGAGATTAG